The bacterium genome includes a window with the following:
- a CDS encoding DEAD/DEAH box helicase family protein → MFNPLPFQRDTIDKLLFTLTELWKKDGKQLPLVFKSPTGSGKTFMMAHFVRGLNKLPNWDMDKAFVWITFSDDLAMQSKKKFEEYFENTLENNLLTVNNINRGKMFKNDILFLNWQKVSAKSAESRILRRPDDENMRKESGKYFEDFIDGTKKNGRAIILIIDEAHTHVKTELAQQIVDYIDPKIVVHISATPNDEIELIARRDGGFVDVDRKRVVAEGLIKEKIVTQTKEDLPKFQGKDLDEALLDIGLAKREELKEEFEKLGKKVNPLLLIQLPNDDKERVQVGEKTKEQITSDYLKKKGIKENKIGRWFDKFPKPDGIEDNEDDYDILLFKLAAGTGWDCPRAHVLVMFRNVRVEQRYIQTVGRILRMPEPNLKEDYKSSPNLRIGYLYTNYNRKDITDNWIDKTQNKPAVYISKRKKGIKNIQLQSAYVSRVDYGDLSNSAKFQASFIKSMNSYFVIDKDDIFGKAEKKLSKKGFDLDSSITNQIIVDAQFEDYDRINFEFQKKGHDVSLEMSQNDVEKTFNYLCFQLLKEQTEDKAKITNIARSWSPLKKAVRVWFKSVLGENCDYYYRVFIKDIQKGATSVFRPALTHSLKNYRPILEKILAERAKKGEEKEAPIFTIQESYSYTEDYENSSVTLNVLENFYIRKEYDGKPNETEFISYIDGKKNKIDWWFKQEIGQEYFAIKYFNTADQKFSLFYPDWIIKFKDGKVGIFDTKSGRTATDTEGRAPALAEKLKELGKNFVGGIVLKEGGIWHYNDSKDYKYIPGKLDKNWKKFEDLN, encoded by the coding sequence ATGTTCAATCCTTTACCATTTCAAAGAGATACCATAGACAAATTGCTTTTTACTCTTACGGAGCTATGGAAAAAAGACGGCAAGCAATTGCCTTTAGTTTTCAAATCGCCAACAGGAAGCGGTAAAACTTTTATGATGGCGCATTTTGTCCGTGGTCTTAATAAATTACCTAACTGGGATATGGATAAGGCATTTGTTTGGATTACTTTTAGCGATGATCTTGCAATGCAAAGCAAGAAAAAATTTGAAGAATATTTTGAAAATACGCTTGAAAATAATTTGCTAACCGTAAATAACATTAACAGAGGCAAAATGTTTAAAAATGATATTTTGTTTCTGAATTGGCAAAAAGTTTCTGCAAAATCAGCCGAGAGTAGGATTTTGCGAAGACCAGATGATGAGAACATGCGGAAAGAAAGCGGTAAATATTTTGAGGACTTTATTGATGGGACCAAAAAGAATGGCAGGGCAATAATTTTAATTATTGACGAGGCACATACCCATGTAAAAACTGAGTTGGCTCAACAAATTGTGGATTATATTGATCCAAAAATCGTTGTCCACATTTCAGCAACGCCCAATGATGAAATCGAATTAATCGCGAGAAGAGATGGCGGATTTGTTGATGTTGATAGAAAGCGAGTCGTTGCAGAAGGATTGATAAAAGAAAAAATTGTTACCCAAACAAAAGAAGATTTGCCTAAATTTCAAGGTAAAGATTTGGACGAAGCGCTTTTAGATATTGGTTTAGCAAAAAGAGAGGAGTTGAAAGAGGAATTTGAAAAACTTGGCAAAAAAGTTAATCCCTTACTACTTATTCAACTGCCGAATGACGACAAAGAACGCGTGCAGGTAGGCGAGAAAACAAAAGAACAAATAACAAGCGACTATTTAAAAAAGAAGGGGATAAAAGAAAATAAGATAGGGCGATGGTTTGATAAATTTCCTAAACCGGATGGAATCGAGGATAACGAAGACGATTATGATATTTTACTCTTTAAACTTGCCGCTGGCACAGGTTGGGATTGCCCGCGCGCTCATGTGTTAGTGATGTTTAGAAATGTTAGAGTTGAACAGCGTTATATCCAAACAGTTGGCAGAATTTTGAGAATGCCAGAGCCAAATCTGAAAGAAGATTATAAAAGTAGCCCAAATTTAAGAATTGGTTACCTATACACAAACTACAACAGAAAAGACATAACCGACAATTGGATTGATAAAACACAAAATAAACCGGCAGTTTATATTTCAAAAAGAAAAAAGGGAATAAAGAATATCCAACTTCAATCTGCTTATGTTTCGCGCGTTGATTATGGAGATTTAAGTAATTCCGCAAAATTTCAAGCAAGTTTTATCAAATCAATGAATAGTTATTTTGTAATTGATAAAGATGATATCTTTGGAAAAGCGGAAAAAAAACTATCCAAAAAAGGATTTGATTTAGATTCTTCAATTACTAACCAGATAATTGTTGACGCACAATTTGAAGATTACGACAGAATCAATTTTGAATTCCAGAAAAAAGGACATGATGTATCTTTGGAAATGTCCCAAAATGATGTTGAAAAAACTTTTAATTATTTATGTTTCCAACTACTGAAAGAACAAACGGAAGATAAGGCAAAAATAACGAACATTGCTCGATCTTGGAGTCCGTTGAAAAAGGCGGTTAGAGTTTGGTTCAAAAGCGTTTTAGGTGAAAATTGTGATTACTATTATCGTGTTTTTATAAAGGATATACAAAAAGGTGCAACTAGCGTTTTTCGTCCAGCCCTTACACATTCCCTAAAAAATTATAGACCAATTTTAGAAAAGATATTGGCTGAAAGAGCGAAAAAGGGCGAGGAAAAGGAAGCTCCAATTTTTACTATTCAAGAAAGTTATAGTTATACAGAAGATTATGAAAATTCGTCTGTGACGCTTAATGTTTTAGAAAATTTTTACATAAGAAAAGAATATGACGGAAAACCAAATGAAACTGAATTTATCAGTTATATTGATGGCAAGAAAAATAAAATTGACTGGTGGTTTAAACAAGAAATCGGCCAAGAATATTTTGCGATAAAATACTTCAATACTGCCGATCAAAAATTTTCTCTTTTCTATCCCGATTGGATTATAAAATTCAAAGACGGCAAGGTTGGCATTTTTGATACAAAGAGCGGAAGAACTGCTACCGACACCGAGGGTCGGGCACCGGCTTTAGCAGAAAAATTAAAAGAGCTTGGTAAAAATTTTGTAGGCGGGATAGTTTTAAAAGAGGGTGGAATTTGGCATTATAACGATTCAAAAGATTATAAATACATTCCGGGTAAGTTAGATAAGAATTGGAAGAAGTTTGAGGATTTAAACTAA
- a CDS encoding radical SAM protein, which produces MAKNNPVDTTASICPECLKNIPADIVEKAGKILFKKHCPAHGDFEDIYWSDSALYKKYKKFACDGEGVSNPNTKKKKDCPNSCGLCADHKTGTLLANIDLTNRCNQKCPICFANSAVAGYLYEPSFQQVKKMMETLRNEKPVPCDAVQFSGGEPTLYPDFIKVLKLAKKMGFEQIQVATNGVRASQDLNFCKEMAKAGINTIYFQFDGLKPETYRKIRGYNALPTKLKALENFRLSGLDSVVLVPTIVKGVNDDQIGDIIDFAKKNSDIVTTVNFQPVSFSGRIDSKKLKKQRVTVPDVLDLIEKQTKEQIQKEDFYPIPFVVPISSFTEIWKKSPQVKFTVHPHCGAATYVYIRNNKLLPITRFINVEKFLNLIKKTAQSLSNQGFINRMTNNDKFDKAAAVAKITNHLPEMIRPGMYSEGLKILNEIIEIIRSGSSPALKKFHRNTLFIGIMHFMDPYNFDVERVKRCGIHYVTPNMKIIPFCAYNIFYREKTEKLFSKPIKK; this is translated from the coding sequence ATGGCTAAAAACAATCCAGTCGACACAACCGCTTCAATTTGCCCGGAATGCCTAAAAAACATACCGGCTGACATCGTTGAAAAGGCGGGAAAAATACTTTTTAAAAAACATTGTCCCGCTCACGGCGACTTCGAAGACATTTATTGGTCCGATTCCGCGCTTTATAAGAAATATAAAAAATTCGCTTGCGACGGGGAAGGCGTATCCAATCCCAATACTAAGAAAAAAAAAGATTGCCCAAACAGCTGCGGTCTCTGCGCCGACCATAAGACCGGCACGCTTCTGGCAAACATAGATCTGACTAATCGTTGCAACCAAAAATGCCCGATCTGTTTTGCTAATTCCGCCGTTGCCGGATATTTATATGAACCGAGTTTTCAGCAAGTTAAAAAAATGATGGAAACGCTGCGAAACGAAAAACCCGTTCCCTGCGATGCTGTTCAGTTCTCAGGAGGAGAACCGACTCTCTACCCCGATTTTATAAAAGTTCTTAAGCTTGCCAAAAAAATGGGGTTCGAGCAGATCCAAGTCGCCACTAACGGGGTAAGGGCGTCGCAGGATTTGAATTTTTGCAAAGAAATGGCCAAGGCCGGAATAAATACGATCTATTTCCAATTCGACGGCCTAAAACCGGAAACTTATCGAAAAATAAGAGGATATAATGCCTTGCCGACCAAGTTAAAAGCTTTGGAAAACTTCCGCTTATCCGGCCTCGACAGTGTTGTCCTGGTGCCTACTATCGTTAAAGGCGTCAACGATGACCAGATCGGCGACATTATTGATTTTGCTAAAAAAAATTCTGACATAGTGACAACTGTAAATTTCCAGCCGGTTTCATTTTCGGGCCGAATCGACAGCAAAAAGCTAAAAAAACAAAGGGTTACCGTTCCCGATGTTCTGGACTTAATTGAAAAACAAACAAAAGAACAAATACAGAAAGAAGACTTTTATCCTATCCCTTTCGTCGTCCCAATTTCTTCTTTTACTGAAATATGGAAAAAATCTCCCCAGGTAAAGTTCACCGTTCACCCGCACTGCGGAGCAGCCACTTATGTTTACATACGCAACAATAAACTCTTGCCTATTACCAGATTTATCAATGTTGAAAAATTTTTAAACTTGATCAAGAAAACAGCCCAAAGCCTCAGCAATCAAGGGTTTATAAACCGAATGACCAATAATGATAAATTTGACAAAGCGGCAGCAGTCGCAAAAATCACCAATCATCTTCCTGAAATGATCAGACCGGGAATGTATTCCGAAGGATTGAAGATTTTAAACGAAATAATCGAAATCATCCGGTCGGGGTCGTCTCCCGCTTTGAAAAAATTCCACCGAAACACGCTCTTTATCGGCATTATGCATTTTATGGATCCTTATAATTTTGACGTTGAACGCGTCAAGCGATGCGGCATTCATTATGTTACGCCGAATATGAAAATAATTCCCTTTTGCGCTTATAATATTTTCTACCGGGAAAAAACCGAAAAACTTTTTTCAAAACCAATTAAAAAATAA
- a CDS encoding lysylphosphatidylglycerol synthase transmembrane domain-containing protein — protein sequence MKISSQFNKSLFFTVTLIVGGFLFITIIEKVGVENIIKTVLTFQLWHFFVLVALGMISALISTTRWKLILDATGNTTPFGKVFTARMIGNAINYLTPSGLLLGEPFKAMVLSGKTGLSLGSTMSSVIIEGSIFLSTMLLFIIVGILAFLSYSDVSRKIFAITIGTLIILLGVFYLFFTKMVKPSGTAAEKGFFTYLIDLLRLHKISFIDSLKNKIIRRENEIKNFFQLHKKTVFTAIFLSALEIMITLAASWLTLYFLGLIVELKALLGLFSLMNISYLVPLPGSLGGFELSQIFAFGFFSLGGQATALAFTLITRLTSLVLVAIGIGYLIQFELIVILNKTADFSIKLKQKIRGFLQSL from the coding sequence ATGAAAATTTCCAGCCAATTCAATAAATCATTGTTTTTTACCGTTACTCTGATCGTCGGAGGATTTCTTTTTATTACCATTATAGAAAAGGTCGGGGTTGAAAATATCATTAAAACCGTTTTAACCTTTCAACTCTGGCATTTTTTTGTCCTGGTGGCGCTAGGTATGATTTCGGCTCTTATTTCCACTACGCGCTGGAAACTTATCCTTGATGCTACGGGTAACACCACGCCTTTCGGAAAAGTTTTTACCGCCAGAATGATCGGCAACGCCATCAATTACCTTACCCCTTCCGGCTTATTGCTGGGCGAACCGTTCAAAGCAATGGTTCTTTCGGGAAAAACAGGATTAAGCTTGGGATCAACCATGTCTTCAGTCATAATCGAGGGGTCCATTTTTCTAAGCACTATGCTTCTGTTCATTATTGTCGGTATTTTGGCTTTTCTTTCCTATTCGGATGTTTCCCGGAAAATATTCGCCATCACTATCGGAACCTTGATCATTCTCCTGGGCGTTTTTTACCTTTTCTTTACCAAAATGGTAAAACCATCCGGCACTGCAGCCGAAAAAGGCTTTTTTACCTACCTTATCGATCTCCTGCGTTTGCATAAAATTTCCTTTATCGACAGTTTGAAAAATAAAATTATCCGCCGTGAAAATGAAATAAAAAACTTTTTCCAGCTCCACAAAAAAACGGTTTTTACCGCGATCTTCTTATCTGCTTTGGAAATAATGATTACGCTTGCCGCCTCCTGGCTGACACTTTACTTTTTAGGCTTGATCGTCGAATTAAAAGCCCTGCTTGGACTTTTTTCTTTAATGAATATTTCCTATCTGGTCCCATTGCCCGGATCGCTGGGAGGGTTCGAACTTTCTCAAATCTTTGCTTTCGGATTTTTTAGCCTGGGCGGACAAGCTACCGCTCTGGCCTTTACTTTGATCACCCGCCTAACAAGCTTAGTACTTGTAGCGATAGGTATCGGCTATCTGATCCAGTTTGAGTTAATCGTCATTTTGAATAAAACCGCTGATTTTTCAATCAAATTAAAACAAAAAATCAGAGGCTTTTTACAAAGCCTCTGA
- a CDS encoding YfhO family protein — translation MLQLLTAIIFYIFTVLSVFWEPVINKFGSIQWDAVNVHFFNLFFSSETWNKGFLPLWTPYIFAGFPQIADLQVAFFYPINLLIGIFSIFTPELIMHQIILHYFFAGFFAFLLARYLSKNFWFSLAAGIVYSFGGFMAAHASHVGMQNTASWLPLIFLFLIIALKKAKTSYAALGGLFLSFAILAGHFQMSLYIAYAIAFYFIFDVAWTIAGSDDKTDNKKILYSVLHKVQIVSIIYIIAFLISAIQLLPTYELTQQSNRAKITLEMSQTESLNPKSLKSLIEPNYNNVSYGAPYTGPWDRTQNYLYLGSAIIMLAALGAIIGIFYRSTRKMTLFWLTLLILSLFYSFGEFGFLQKYFYRFAPFFDKIRAPANMMLLFNLSVIGLASSFFAIINNFFSKLENPPAAEKTRSTHNFLYVFGKIFFKRAPAFLGIISFLIIAQEILPAAELNTLLYSRQKTSEVFAVPPIALKIADEYSRLDEINKFRIFKVSGLDSNSTQMRHIFAFDGYNPLSLRRHANYTDAMVKNARLIDLAGIKYLPCEFIASRATDLEKIGTLCVNKNYSKLAFFIDDYILAENETESLQKTQEVDLEKIIVLEETPEKKTNGENYPKNDLPEKTNEISVVEFHPGFWRLAVKNDKSAFLFLSQANYPGWTAKIDDLPVKIYQADYLFQAVFVPGGKHEIIIKYEPRPLIIGTILTIIGLSSVFLIVLYDFCKKRKSLKRLSGN, via the coding sequence ATGCTACAATTGCTTACTGCTATTATTTTTTATATTTTTACCGTTTTATCCGTTTTTTGGGAACCGGTGATCAATAAATTCGGTTCTATCCAGTGGGACGCGGTTAATGTCCATTTTTTTAATTTATTTTTTTCTTCGGAAACATGGAACAAAGGATTTCTCCCTCTGTGGACGCCTTATATCTTCGCCGGTTTCCCGCAAATTGCCGACCTTCAAGTCGCCTTTTTTTATCCCATAAATCTCCTTATAGGCATATTCTCTATTTTTACCCCGGAGCTGATTATGCACCAAATAATTCTGCATTATTTTTTCGCCGGCTTTTTTGCCTTTCTCCTGGCCAGATATTTAAGCAAAAATTTTTGGTTCAGCCTCGCCGCAGGAATAGTTTATTCTTTCGGCGGATTTATGGCGGCGCACGCTTCGCATGTCGGCATGCAGAACACCGCTTCATGGCTTCCTTTGATCTTTTTATTTTTAATAATCGCCTTAAAAAAAGCGAAAACTTCCTATGCCGCGCTTGGCGGATTATTTTTGAGTTTTGCGATTCTCGCCGGACATTTTCAAATGTCCCTCTATATCGCCTACGCTATCGCTTTTTATTTTATCTTCGACGTCGCATGGACAATTGCCGGCAGTGATGATAAAACAGACAATAAAAAAATCCTTTATTCGGTTTTACACAAAGTCCAGATTGTTTCGATAATTTATATTATCGCTTTTCTTATTTCAGCCATACAGCTTTTACCCACCTATGAACTGACGCAGCAATCAAACCGCGCCAAAATTACCCTGGAAATGTCTCAAACCGAAAGTTTAAACCCCAAGAGCCTGAAAAGCCTTATCGAGCCGAATTATAACAATGTATCCTATGGCGCGCCTTATACGGGACCGTGGGACAGAACGCAAAATTATCTCTATCTTGGCAGCGCTATAATTATGCTGGCCGCTCTGGGAGCGATCATTGGAATTTTTTATCGCAGCACGCGCAAAATGACGCTTTTCTGGCTTACGCTTTTAATTCTTAGCCTATTCTATAGTTTTGGCGAATTTGGATTTTTACAAAAATATTTTTACCGCTTTGCGCCGTTTTTTGACAAAATACGCGCACCAGCCAATATGATGCTGCTTTTTAATCTTTCCGTTATCGGGCTTGCGTCATCTTTTTTTGCGATAATCAATAATTTTTTTTCAAAACTCGAAAATCCTCCGGCAGCGGAAAAAACACGATCAACGCATAATTTTTTATATGTTTTCGGTAAAATATTCTTTAAGCGCGCGCCCGCTTTTTTGGGAATAATATCCTTCCTGATAATTGCGCAGGAAATTTTACCCGCTGCCGAACTTAATACTTTGCTTTATAGCCGCCAAAAGACCAGCGAGGTTTTCGCCGTCCCGCCCATCGCCCTGAAAATAGCGGATGAATACAGCCGCCTCGATGAAATTAATAAATTCAGAATTTTCAAAGTATCCGGACTCGATTCCAACTCAACCCAGATGCGCCATATTTTTGCCTTTGACGGATACAACCCCCTTTCGCTCAGGCGCCACGCGAACTACACGGACGCCATGGTAAAAAACGCGAGGTTGATCGACCTCGCGGGCATAAAATATTTACCCTGCGAATTCATAGCCAGTCGGGCGACCGATCTCGAAAAAATCGGAACGCTCTGCGTAAATAAAAATTATTCCAAACTTGCATTTTTTATCGATGATTATATACTCGCTGAAAACGAAACGGAATCTTTACAAAAGACACAAGAGGTTGACCTGGAAAAAATCATCGTACTGGAAGAAACCCCCGAGAAAAAAACCAATGGCGAGAATTATCCCAAAAATGACCTGCCGGAAAAAACCAATGAAATATCGGTCGTTGAGTTTCACCCGGGTTTTTGGCGCTTGGCGGTAAAAAACGACAAAAGCGCTTTTTTGTTCTTAAGTCAGGCAAACTATCCGGGGTGGACCGCAAAAATAGACGATCTACCGGTAAAAATATATCAAGCGGATTATCTTTTCCAGGCTGTCTTTGTTCCTGGCGGAAAACACGAAATAATCATAAAATATGAACCCAGGCCATTGATAATTGGAACAATATTGACTATAATTGGTCTATCGTCTGTTTTCCTCATCGTGCTATATGATTTCTGCAAAAAAAGAAAATCCCTTAAAAGACTCAGCGGAAACTAA
- a CDS encoding TIGR04141 family sporadically distributed protein, with product MAKYNIYKIDKTKEAALLEKLEAVGLSRSGQKIINDFTLSLYLSKKPEDIDIWWTDLYAEYLGTDEKLTNKAYFAIFLISNTSLLYAISMGKSHFYLKDFCDTDFGINLAERIADNNNLKLKNSKLFGGKKSKTIISYQENSEFEYDSGESIHYVKAKTIDDEKWGEVGSFGNSAQLHLEIIPDDLPELIKSVEEELQKEAKIVLPRATTINDETKIAELDQKLAQEILNSTNAGLQPSEATVSGVDFVFLDKNQYRFIFNRQRQDIDGELNLATLRNFVNQQNINLTTSINDIKVKVSDEHNKGYTKPLKYFLDYVDDDRHFLLDGKWHIFNQNYIEFLKKQIDERIKVEISDINFSNSAFTQWRNALSDKERTSHGYAEYYFNSLRENEGYKNLDRDIATLQQQYKIEKMDLYKDNVAYFVKIGTPQKLGYVVDQALATIKILQSQTSTIQINDQEIKPKEICLWLIFDRQTEIKKISEIKSLIFLIKIAEWQRQCANAGYIPIIRVGYRKD from the coding sequence ATGGCGAAATACAATATCTACAAAATTGATAAAACAAAAGAAGCGGCTTTATTGGAAAAATTAGAAGCCGTCGGTCTTTCGCGTTCCGGTCAAAAAATAATAAATGATTTTACTCTTTCGCTTTATCTCTCAAAAAAGCCAGAAGATATTGATATTTGGTGGACGGATTTATATGCCGAATATCTTGGCACCGATGAAAAGCTAACAAATAAAGCATATTTTGCGATTTTTCTTATTTCAAATACCTCTTTGCTTTATGCAATCAGTATGGGTAAGTCGCATTTCTATCTAAAAGATTTTTGTGATACTGATTTTGGAATAAATCTTGCGGAGAGAATTGCAGATAACAACAACCTAAAACTTAAAAATTCAAAATTGTTTGGCGGGAAGAAAAGCAAGACAATTATTTCGTATCAAGAAAATAGTGAATTTGAATATGATAGTGGCGAGTCAATTCACTATGTAAAAGCAAAAACAATAGATGATGAAAAATGGGGCGAGGTTGGCAGTTTTGGAAATTCTGCTCAATTACACCTTGAAATTATCCCTGACGACTTGCCGGAGTTGATAAAATCTGTCGAAGAAGAATTACAGAAAGAAGCAAAAATTGTTTTGCCACGCGCTACCACCATAAACGATGAAACAAAAATTGCGGAATTAGATCAAAAGTTAGCACAGGAGATTTTAAATAGCACAAATGCTGGGCTTCAACCATCAGAGGCAACAGTTTCTGGTGTTGATTTTGTATTTCTTGATAAAAATCAATATCGCTTTATTTTCAATCGTCAGCGTCAAGACATTGACGGAGAGCTTAATCTTGCTACTCTCCGAAATTTTGTTAATCAGCAAAATATAAATTTGACGACAAGTATCAATGACATCAAAGTTAAAGTTTCAGATGAGCATAACAAAGGATATACAAAACCATTAAAATATTTTCTTGATTATGTTGATGATGATAGACATTTTTTGCTTGACGGCAAATGGCACATTTTCAATCAAAATTATATTGAATTTTTAAAAAAACAAATTGATGAGCGAATTAAAGTCGAAATTTCTGACATCAATTTTTCCAATTCAGCATTTACACAATGGCGTAATGCCTTATCTGATAAAGAAAGAACATCGCATGGCTACGCCGAGTATTATTTTAATTCTTTGCGAGAAAATGAAGGCTACAAAAATTTAGATCGAGATATTGCAACACTTCAACAGCAATACAAAATAGAAAAAATGGATTTATACAAAGATAATGTTGCATATTTTGTAAAAATTGGCACTCCGCAAAAACTGGGGTATGTAGTAGACCAAGCCCTTGCTACGATAAAAATTTTACAAAGTCAAACATCAACAATCCAAATCAATGATCAAGAAATAAAGCCAAAAGAAATTTGTCTTTGGCTCATTTTTGATAGACAGACAGAAATAAAAAAAATATCGGAAATCAAATCACTGATATTTTTAATAAAGATTGCCGAATGGCAACGGCAATGTGCTAATGCTGGATATATTCCGATAATTCGTGTAGGATACAGAAAAGATTGA
- a CDS encoding site-specific DNA-methyltransferase, protein MSEEILKLKKEIERLKKSVKKQRYGLVWMDVPEAFEDDVENKLPILKEVPELAIKNNDGKPTHILIEGDNYHALTCLNYTHKGKIDVIYIDPPYNTGSDGFRYKDKRILDKFPDGTEVPKDHPFRHSYWLSFMRKRLELAKDLLSEEGIIFVSIDDNELAQLKLLMDDIFSNTSGKGFMGTLIWQRAKGGGNSKKVVRGHDYVLCYSNSDDLTLTQKGDKAIEHIRKFQSGKVKDRYLMKEGKLYFINDDVIRRVFGKYKKGTERRCEYENLLKYKGKKIKDEVDKKLADGEYILKKAKNGMHYICRSEEVGSMRQVMYTIIQGYLSEVGKNDLGKFDLEDKFEYPKPVGLIKTLLDTVLNKKIIILDFFAGSGTTGQALLELNTEDEGERQFILITNNENNILKGVCYPRIKRVISGYTNKQKEKYNALGNSLKYYKAAFIGKNNILNATDQDKIELAHNAGELLAIAENTLELTKQNKFYQLFKDGNKEKYTAVYFREELDKFDEFAEMIKKLKKQTAVYIFSWGDEAEIEEFDDIEQIKIKTIPLPILEIYKQIYNISTN, encoded by the coding sequence ATGAGCGAAGAAATTTTAAAACTAAAAAAGGAAATAGAAAGATTAAAAAAATCTGTAAAAAAACAGCGCTATGGTTTAGTTTGGATGGATGTTCCTGAAGCGTTTGAAGACGATGTTGAAAATAAATTACCAATTCTTAAAGAGGTGCCGGAGCTTGCTATAAAAAACAATGATGGCAAGCCAACTCATATTTTAATTGAAGGCGACAATTATCACGCTTTAACCTGTCTAAATTACACTCACAAAGGGAAAATTGATGTTATTTATATTGATCCGCCATACAATACTGGTTCTGATGGTTTTCGCTATAAAGACAAAAGAATTTTAGATAAATTTCCTGATGGAACGGAGGTCCCGAAAGATCATCCATTCCGTCACAGTTATTGGCTTTCTTTTATGCGGAAGCGTCTTGAATTAGCTAAAGATTTATTAAGCGAAGAAGGAATAATTTTTGTTTCAATTGATGATAATGAATTGGCTCAACTAAAACTATTGATGGATGATATTTTTAGCAACACTTCTGGCAAGGGGTTCATGGGTACCTTGATTTGGCAAAGAGCAAAGGGCGGTGGCAATTCAAAGAAGGTTGTAAGGGGTCACGATTATGTACTTTGTTATTCAAATAGTGACGATCTCACTTTAACCCAAAAAGGCGATAAGGCAATCGAGCATATTCGGAAGTTTCAATCTGGAAAAGTTAAAGACAGGTATTTAATGAAAGAAGGGAAACTTTATTTTATTAATGACGATGTGATTCGTCGCGTTTTTGGAAAATATAAAAAAGGAACAGAAAGAAGATGCGAGTATGAAAATCTTTTGAAGTACAAAGGTAAAAAGATAAAAGACGAAGTTGATAAAAAATTGGCTGATGGTGAGTATATTTTAAAAAAAGCAAAGAACGGAATGCATTATATTTGCAGATCAGAAGAAGTGGGAAGTATGCGACAAGTCATGTACACGATAATCCAAGGGTATTTGTCGGAAGTTGGCAAAAATGATCTTGGAAAGTTTGATCTCGAAGATAAATTTGAATATCCAAAGCCGGTTGGACTTATAAAGACTCTCTTGGATACGGTTTTAAATAAAAAAATAATAATATTAGATTTTTTTGCTGGCTCGGGGACTACTGGTCAGGCTTTATTAGAGCTTAATACCGAAGATGAGGGAGAGAGGCAATTCATTTTAATAACTAACAATGAAAATAATATTTTAAAAGGTGTTTGCTATCCAAGAATTAAAAGGGTAATAAGCGGATATACAAATAAACAGAAAGAAAAATATAACGCTCTTGGCAATTCGCTCAAGTATTATAAAGCCGCCTTCATTGGTAAAAACAATATCCTAAACGCAACCGATCAAGATAAAATTGAACTTGCACACAATGCCGGTGAATTATTAGCGATTGCTGAAAACACTTTAGAGCTAACAAAACAGAATAAATTTTATCAATTATTTAAGGATGGAAATAAAGAAAAATATACTGCTGTATATTTCCGCGAAGAATTAGATAAGTTTGATGAATTTGCAGAAATGATTAAGAAATTAAAAAAGCAAACGGCGGTTTATATTTTTAGCTGGGGAGATGAGGCAGAAATTGAAGAATTTGACGATATAGAACAAATAAAAATTAAAACAATTCCTCTGCCGATTTTAGAAATATATAAGCAAATTTATAATATTAGTACTAACTAA